TAATTGGGAATCTCATAAATATGATTGGTGGAGAAACTTGGATGGTAAAGTTCCTGACATCGCGAAATCCGGCTTTACTTCTGCATGGTTGCCACCACCATCTCAGTCTCTTGCACCGGAAGGTTAGAGGAAACTGATTCCTAGACATAATGAGCCTTTGTACagtttgagttttgaaaaCGAATAACCATTACTAACTGCAGAAACGTTGTTACTATATCATTTCAGGTTATCTTCCACAGGACCTTTATTCACTAAACTCAGCATATGGCTCTGAGCATCTATTGAAATCCTTACTGCGCAAGATGAAACAATACAAAGTTAGAGCTATGGCTGATATAGTCATCAATCATCGTGTTGGGACAACTAGAGGACATGGTGGAATGTATAACCGTTATGATGGAATTTCATTACCGTGGGATGAACACGCCGTGACTTCTTGTACCGGAGGACtggtgagtgatgatgattaaATTACATCTTTTGACATATCATTACGTTCTTAGAGACTCTAAAGGAAAAGTTTTCTACTATAACAGGGTAACCGAAGCACAGGGGATAATTTCAATGGAGTTCCAAATGTTGATCACACTCAGCATTTTGTTAGGAAAGATATAATTGGATGGCTTCGTTGGTTACGCAACACCGTCGGGTTTCAAGATTTCCGTTTTGACTTTGCTAGGGGGTAAGTTTTAGGCTTTTCGCTTAGGTGACTTGTTTATTTGCTTGTGGAGTCCTCAATCTGTAACATTTGAATGTAACCGATGCAGTTATTCAGCAAACTATGTGAAGGAATACATTGGCGCAGCGAAACCATTATTCTCGGTTGGAGAATGTTGGGATTCTTGCAATTACAATGGCCATGGTCTAGACTATAATCAAGGTTTCCTTGCGTTTCTTCATCTTATAGCGTATGACATGTATGACTAGTGAGTCTAGTTCCATGATTCTAGTGTTATGTAACTATGACACTTGTTTTTTCTACAGATAGCCATAGACAGCGTATAATCAGTTGGATCGATGCGACGGGACAGATCTCTGCTGCATTTGACTTCACAACTAAAGGAATTCTGCAGGTAAGTAGATTCTTCAAGACCTCTAAAATTCATTGAGTTTTGCTTACATAATCCCACCATTGTATTGAAACACAAATGCTTCTTGTTACAACAGGAAGCCGTAAAGGGTCAGTATTGGCGTTTATGTGATGCCCAAGGGAAGCCACCGGGTGTAATGGGATGGTGGCCTTCAAGAGCTGTCACATTCCTTGATAACCATGACACTGGCTCTACTCAGGTTACTTAACAATTACTTCtgtaatcattttcttttagcCTTCATATGTTTGCTTACCTTTTTTGTTGCTCTCATAGGCTCATTGGCCGTTCCCTTCACACCACGTTATGGAGGTAAAGTAGCTCTCTAAACAAAAGTCTGTCCATTTACTTGCATTTTAAGTCTCTCCCTAATCGAAGAAGAtcggttttgtgtttttgtagggCTATGCATATATACTTACTCATCCCGGCATTCCCTGTGTGTTCTACGATCACTTTTACGATTGGGGAAGCTCAATACATGATCAGATTGTCAAACTGGTATTCTGTTCAATCTCTGCTTATCATTGGACCATCATCCATGGTCCAAAATTTTCGATCTCTTCTAAGACCTGTCctctgtgttttttctttgttattattcATTGACAGATTGACATTAGGAGGCGACAAGATATCCACAGTAGGTCAACTGTCCG
This sequence is a window from Arabidopsis thaliana chromosome 1 sequence. Protein-coding genes within it:
- the AMY2 gene encoding alpha-amylase-like 2 (alpha-amylase-like 2 (AMY2); FUNCTIONS IN: cation binding, catalytic activity, alpha-amylase activity, calcium ion binding; INVOLVED IN: carbohydrate metabolic process, glycogen catabolic process; LOCATED IN: extracellular region; EXPRESSED IN: 25 plant structures; EXPRESSED DURING: 13 growth stages; CONTAINS InterPro DOMAIN/s: Glycoside hydrolase family 13 (InterPro:IPR006046), Alpha-amylase, plant (InterPro:IPR013775), Glycoside hydrolase, catalytic core (InterPro:IPR017853), Glycoside hydrolase, subgroup, catalytic core (InterPro:IPR013781), Glycosyl hydrolase, family 13, catalytic domain (InterPro:IPR006047), Alpha-amylase, C-terminal beta-sheet (InterPro:IPR012850); BEST Arabidopsis thaliana protein match is: alpha-amylase-like 3 (TAIR:AT1G69830.1); Has 2455 Blast hits to 2450 proteins in 882 species: Archae - 39; Bacteria - 1348; Metazoa - 171; Fungi - 337; Plants - 494; Viruses - 0; Other Eukaryotes - 66 (source: NCBI BLink).); translated protein: MGYYNNVFDECNDQTDIGRVIRDGREVILQAYNWESHKYDWWRNLDGKVPDIAKSGFTSAWLPPPSQSLAPEGYLPQDLYSLNSAYGSEHLLKSLLRKMKQYKVRAMADIVINHRVGTTRGHGGMYNRYDGISLPWDEHAVTSCTGGLGNRSTGDNFNGVPNVDHTQHFVRKDIIGWLRWLRNTVGFQDFRFDFARGYSANYVKEYIGAAKPLFSVGECWDSCNYNGHGLDYNQDSHRQRIISWIDATGQISAAFDFTTKGILQEAVKGQYWRLCDAQGKPPGVMGWWPSRAVTFLDNHDTGSTQAHWPFPSHHVMEGYAYILTHPGIPCVFYDHFYDWGSSIHDQIVKLIDIRRRQDIHSRSTVRVLKAESNLYAAIVGEKICMKLGDGSWCPSGRDWTLATSGHRYAVWHK